A window of the Thalassoglobus sp. JC818 genome harbors these coding sequences:
- a CDS encoding sulfatase produces the protein MGSEARSADQPNILYIMSDDHAAHAIGAYGGRLAELDPTPTIDRLAKEGAIATNVFCTNSICTPSRATIMTGQYSHVNGVTTLSGTIAEPQQHLARLMGEAGYETAMVGKWHLKAEPAAFDFYTVLPGQGSYFNPVFRVDGPKPWPNNTYQVSGYDSKHSSDAITDISLKWLKTRKQKDRPFFLMHHFKAPHDNFENAERYDWLYSDVEIPEPESLWEREKHGPLGLEQYGTSVGLRNTRRNMGHHMFVDSNLTGDDYKREAYQRYLKKFLRCVRGVDDNVARLLSHLEETGELENTVVIYSADQGFMLGEHDYIDKRWMYEESLRMPFLVRYPESVPAGTRVESIINNVDFAPTILDFAGVQKPEFMQGRSFKSQLEGQAAPADWPDATYYRYWMHMAHHDNPAHFGIRTANYKLIYFYGQPLDAPGASKSVTEPHWELYNLREDPHEMRNVVAEPIYSDVLQELKTRLFELQQEVGDSSEGLEIVDLPRAST, from the coding sequence ATGGGAAGCGAGGCTCGATCGGCCGATCAGCCCAACATTCTGTATATCATGTCTGACGACCACGCAGCTCACGCAATTGGAGCTTACGGAGGTCGTTTAGCAGAACTCGATCCGACTCCGACGATCGATCGACTGGCGAAAGAAGGGGCGATTGCGACCAACGTCTTCTGCACGAATTCGATCTGCACTCCAAGTCGCGCCACAATCATGACGGGGCAATATTCCCACGTGAATGGAGTGACGACGTTGAGTGGAACAATCGCCGAACCCCAACAGCATCTGGCTCGGCTCATGGGAGAAGCTGGCTACGAAACAGCGATGGTCGGAAAATGGCACTTAAAGGCAGAACCGGCAGCTTTCGATTTCTACACAGTCTTACCGGGTCAGGGGTCTTATTTTAATCCGGTGTTTCGAGTGGATGGTCCCAAACCTTGGCCGAACAATACGTATCAGGTTTCGGGATACGACAGCAAGCACTCGTCTGATGCGATTACTGATATCTCCTTGAAGTGGCTCAAGACACGCAAGCAGAAGGATCGTCCCTTCTTTCTCATGCATCACTTCAAAGCTCCTCACGACAATTTCGAGAACGCAGAGCGTTACGACTGGCTCTATTCAGATGTTGAGATCCCCGAGCCTGAGAGTCTTTGGGAGCGTGAAAAGCATGGTCCGTTAGGGCTCGAACAATACGGGACTTCGGTCGGATTGAGGAACACCCGACGCAATATGGGTCATCATATGTTCGTCGATTCAAATCTCACCGGAGACGATTACAAGCGAGAAGCGTATCAACGATACCTCAAGAAATTCCTGCGATGTGTTCGCGGAGTCGATGACAATGTTGCCCGATTGTTATCGCACCTGGAAGAAACTGGCGAGCTTGAGAATACAGTTGTGATCTATTCGGCAGATCAGGGGTTTATGCTCGGCGAGCATGATTACATCGATAAGCGATGGATGTATGAAGAGTCATTGCGAATGCCTTTTCTCGTGCGGTATCCGGAGTCTGTTCCTGCTGGAACGCGAGTGGAATCGATCATCAACAATGTCGATTTTGCTCCAACCATTCTTGATTTCGCTGGGGTGCAAAAACCTGAGTTTATGCAGGGAAGAAGTTTTAAGTCACAACTCGAAGGGCAAGCTGCCCCCGCCGACTGGCCGGATGCAACGTATTACCGCTACTGGATGCATATGGCTCACCATGACAACCCCGCACACTTCGGGATTCGAACAGCGAATTACAAGTTGATTTACTTCTACGGTCAACCGCTCGATGCTCCCGGAGCTTCGAAGTCGGTGACGGAACCTCATTGGGAACTCTATAACCTCCGCGAAGATCCGCATGAGATGCGAAACGTTGTCGCTGAACCCATCTACAGCGACGTGCTGCAAGAACTCAAGACTCGATTGTTCGAGTTGCAGCAAGAAGTGGGCGACTCGTCCGAAGGACTTGAAATTGTCGATCTTCCACGGGCGAGCACTTAA
- a CDS encoding MBL fold metallo-hydrolase — protein MKLTFLGAAGEVTGSQHLIETTHRRILLDCGFFQGPRAESRRKNETFHCQPKDLDAVILSHAHIDHCGNLPQLYRKGFRGPVFCTDATADIAEIMLMDSAKIQREDAKYLTRKLKKNHPPVEPLYTEEDVRELIRNFEPCLFSKWYDLTDDGEVQLRFHPAGHVLGSAITELLVKDGTEHRKVVFTGDLGRRDMPLLKDPVPVEGADVLICESTYGNRIHPPAQDIKSELKRIIGEAHLQGGRVIIPAFSFGRTQQIVYYLNELTNSKELDCLPMFLDSPLASRLTQVFRRYDHTLDADVQETLRFDDDPFGFECLTEIESQKQSIELNDRRGCFVVISASGMCENGRVVHHLKQALPHPQNHVILMGYQAPHTTGRHIAERRKFVRIFDRDVALNAKVEQLEGLSAHADVVDFKWWFEESTKRGHFGKVFLVHGEADSAKALAQTIRDYCDEDPIIPQFGESFDIP, from the coding sequence CAGAGTCTCGACGGAAGAACGAGACTTTTCATTGTCAGCCGAAAGATCTCGACGCTGTCATTCTGTCTCACGCTCACATCGACCACTGCGGAAATCTTCCGCAGCTGTATCGCAAAGGATTCCGAGGTCCAGTCTTCTGCACAGATGCCACTGCCGATATCGCTGAAATCATGCTGATGGATTCGGCCAAGATTCAGCGTGAAGACGCAAAGTATCTGACGCGCAAGCTCAAGAAGAATCATCCTCCCGTTGAACCTCTCTATACTGAGGAAGATGTCAGAGAACTGATCCGTAACTTCGAACCCTGTCTCTTTTCGAAGTGGTATGACCTGACAGATGACGGCGAAGTCCAGCTTCGCTTTCATCCAGCTGGACACGTGCTCGGATCTGCGATTACCGAACTGCTCGTCAAAGACGGAACGGAGCATCGAAAGGTTGTTTTCACAGGCGATCTCGGAAGACGAGACATGCCACTGCTCAAAGACCCTGTCCCTGTGGAAGGGGCAGACGTGCTGATCTGTGAGTCGACATACGGGAACCGCATTCACCCCCCTGCTCAGGATATTAAATCGGAACTGAAACGCATTATTGGGGAAGCTCACCTTCAAGGTGGGCGAGTGATCATTCCAGCTTTCAGCTTCGGTCGAACTCAGCAGATCGTTTACTACCTCAACGAGCTGACCAACAGTAAAGAGTTGGACTGCCTGCCGATGTTTCTGGACAGCCCACTGGCATCGCGCCTCACCCAAGTCTTTCGCCGCTACGATCACACCCTCGACGCAGATGTGCAGGAAACTCTGCGCTTCGACGATGACCCATTCGGTTTCGAATGTCTGACAGAGATTGAGAGCCAGAAACAGAGTATCGAACTCAATGATCGTCGCGGCTGTTTTGTCGTCATCTCCGCGAGTGGAATGTGCGAGAATGGTCGCGTTGTCCATCACTTGAAGCAGGCGCTTCCCCATCCTCAGAATCACGTCATCCTGATGGGCTACCAAGCCCCGCACACGACCGGTCGCCACATCGCTGAACGCCGAAAGTTCGTCCGCATTTTCGATCGCGATGTGGCCCTGAACGCCAAAGTCGAACAACTGGAAGGCCTGTCCGCCCACGCGGATGTTGTCGACTTCAAATGGTGGTTCGAAGAGTCAACGAAGCGCGGTCACTTTGGCAAAGTCTTTCTCGTTCATGGAGAAGCTGACTCTGCCAAAGCACTCGCGCAGACAATACGAGATTACTGCGACGAAGACCCCATCATTCCCCAATTTGGGGAGTCGTTCGACATTCCGTAA